A region of Deltaproteobacteria bacterium DNA encodes the following proteins:
- a CDS encoding SidJ-related pseudokinase, whose translation MDRYLVLLKQAVRTEEWDFSAKYLAVCELHNRAREETDSICSDTLRALESLFEDKTVCEHEVQTVRRAAAEAMGSLPFFVHGPVLDMPLCRSRPLVSWNELIERAGTPAQADPTIMGRSLVVRTDPKGGLLVVKVARAGETPDQLCSEALWMERLRSDEHRFPVRFEIPEPMCFQGSYVFRLEDLPILTDGGGQWHPERYAMAYRATEDYFSYPNRPEEAKGRRKNELPEVLFRNALLLGTLSSRGIVHTAPIPLFHNRVQRGRREDGGVYEWPLRGRLDKWLESCAYPNVGLSGVRDFEHFSVFRGQGRGLYRPVGTQLLSLLLVTGSCFRNREPRRIGLDKDGLPVDARDLFDRGLLEELIRGIFLHYYEGFVGVEYDGDLPVDVSRLADRMIEEMGVDRHMEEFLRVADQERMTDDEFKTFLRDRGVSELRLQALNRAEEEISLMTGPHLGAFNSTISLPELIDFVETAAALCMLGRYRRENAASMPVKRQRIVSR comes from the coding sequence TTGGATCGATATCTGGTCCTGTTGAAACAGGCGGTCAGAACAGAGGAGTGGGACTTCTCGGCCAAGTACCTCGCGGTGTGCGAACTTCACAACCGGGCTAGAGAAGAAACGGACTCCATTTGCTCCGACACTCTCCGTGCCCTGGAAAGCCTGTTCGAGGACAAAACGGTATGCGAGCACGAGGTGCAAACCGTTCGCAGGGCCGCTGCCGAGGCCATGGGCTCGCTGCCGTTTTTTGTTCATGGACCTGTGCTCGATATGCCGCTTTGCCGGAGCCGACCACTGGTGTCCTGGAACGAGTTGATCGAGAGGGCGGGAACACCTGCGCAAGCGGACCCGACCATCATGGGGAGGAGTCTCGTGGTGCGGACGGATCCCAAGGGCGGACTATTGGTGGTGAAAGTGGCTCGCGCCGGGGAAACACCGGACCAGCTTTGCTCAGAGGCGTTATGGATGGAACGCTTGAGATCCGACGAGCACCGGTTTCCGGTCCGATTCGAAATACCCGAACCTATGTGCTTCCAGGGCTCATACGTGTTCAGGCTGGAGGACCTGCCGATCTTGACTGATGGTGGCGGGCAGTGGCATCCCGAACGCTACGCCATGGCCTATCGAGCCACGGAAGATTACTTCTCCTATCCAAACCGGCCCGAAGAGGCCAAAGGACGCCGGAAGAATGAACTGCCGGAAGTACTATTCCGTAACGCCCTGCTTCTTGGAACGCTTTCGTCCAGAGGTATCGTTCATACGGCGCCCATACCGCTTTTTCACAACCGGGTCCAGCGAGGGCGACGCGAGGACGGCGGTGTCTACGAATGGCCCCTTCGAGGCAGGCTTGATAAATGGCTCGAATCCTGCGCGTACCCGAATGTCGGACTGAGCGGGGTGCGGGACTTCGAACATTTTTCGGTCTTCAGGGGGCAGGGAAGAGGACTCTATCGTCCTGTGGGAACGCAATTGCTGAGCCTGCTGCTGGTGACGGGAAGCTGTTTTCGAAACAGAGAACCCCGTCGAATCGGATTGGACAAGGACGGACTTCCAGTGGACGCGAGAGATCTGTTCGACAGGGGCCTGCTGGAAGAACTGATTCGGGGGATCTTCCTTCATTATTATGAGGGATTCGTGGGGGTGGAATACGACGGAGACCTTCCGGTGGACGTATCCCGTTTGGCCGATCGGATGATTGAGGAAATGGGTGTGGACCGCCACATGGAGGAGTTCCTACGGGTCGCGGACCAGGAGCGTATGACGGACGACGAGTTTAAAACGTTCCTGCGAGACCGGGGAGTATCGGAGCTTCGTTTGCAGGCCCTCAACCGAGCCGAGGAAGAAATCAGTCTGATGACCGGGCCACATCTGGGAGCATTCAACAGCACCATATCCCTTCCAGAACTTATCGATTTTGTCGAGACCGCTGCCGCCCTTTGTATGCTCGGACGATATCGCAGGGAAAACGCGGCGTCGATGCCCGTCAAAAGACAAAGGATTGTGAGCCGTTGA
- a CDS encoding M20 family metallo-hydrolase: MPFQRVAKRLDEMIPDFIEWEKELTAIPALGPDNDGEGEERKAELIAQKMRELAPDETHEIHAPDDRAPCGYRPNLVYVWKGADSSKKIWVLSHMDIVPPGQRQLWDSDPYELKVDGDKLYGRGVEDNQHGLVSSVAAVKAILQENITPPHDMGLVFVADEETGSKYGLQYILKHRADLFAATDLIVVPDAGNEDGTLIEVAEKSMLWLRFRVVGKQCHASMPQRGINSFRATARLVIALERLYSEYAAEDPLFHPPQSTFEPTKKEANVPNVNTIPGEDVFYLDSRVLPQYPIDDVQREAERICRSVERDTGVRVEVEAVMKDQASPPTPADAPVVLGLQKAVEAVYGRKAQPGGVGGGTVAAFFRRAGLPVAVWSTSCETAHQPNEYCPLDALVGDAKVFAHLFLNP, from the coding sequence ATGCCTTTCCAACGAGTTGCCAAGCGTCTCGATGAAATGATTCCGGATTTTATCGAATGGGAGAAGGAGCTGACGGCTATCCCGGCCCTTGGACCGGATAACGACGGGGAAGGTGAAGAAAGAAAAGCCGAACTCATCGCGCAAAAAATGAGGGAGTTGGCGCCGGACGAAACTCACGAGATTCATGCGCCCGACGACCGGGCGCCCTGCGGATACCGGCCCAATCTGGTTTATGTATGGAAAGGCGCCGATTCGAGCAAAAAGATCTGGGTGCTGAGTCACATGGATATCGTGCCTCCGGGGCAACGGCAACTTTGGGACAGTGACCCGTATGAGTTGAAAGTGGACGGAGACAAACTGTACGGGCGGGGCGTGGAGGACAATCAGCACGGTTTGGTCTCGTCCGTTGCCGCCGTAAAGGCGATCCTCCAGGAAAACATTACGCCTCCTCACGACATGGGTCTGGTGTTTGTGGCGGATGAGGAAACCGGCAGCAAATACGGTCTGCAATATATTCTCAAGCATCGGGCCGATCTGTTCGCGGCCACCGATCTGATCGTCGTTCCGGACGCGGGGAATGAGGATGGGACCCTGATCGAAGTGGCGGAAAAGAGCATGTTGTGGCTGAGGTTTCGCGTTGTGGGCAAGCAGTGCCATGCGAGCATGCCCCAGCGAGGGATCAATTCCTTCCGCGCCACGGCCCGATTGGTAATCGCCCTGGAACGTCTGTATTCTGAATACGCGGCCGAGGATCCGTTGTTCCATCCGCCCCAGAGCACGTTCGAACCCACAAAAAAGGAAGCCAACGTCCCCAATGTAAACACGATTCCGGGCGAGGACGTGTTCTATCTGGATTCGAGGGTGCTTCCACAATATCCCATAGATGACGTACAGCGGGAAGCGGAGCGTATCTGTCGATCGGTGGAGCGGGATACCGGCGTGCGTGTCGAGGTTGAAGCGGTGATGAAAGATCAGGCCTCGCCTCCCACGCCGGCGGACGCCCCTGTTGTGCTGGGCCTGCAGAAAGCCGTGGAAGCGGTGTACGGCCGTAAGGCGCAGCCGGGCGGAGTCGGAGGCGGCACCGTGGCCGCGTTTTTCCGGAGGGCCGGACTCCCCGTCGCCGTCTGGTCTACGTCCTGCGAAACGGCGCACCAACCCAACGAGTACTGTCCCCTCGACGCTCTGGTTGGTGACGCCAAGGTATTCGCGCACCTGTTCCTGAATCCCTAA
- a CDS encoding replication-associated recombination protein A, producing MRTEKSPDSRDFQNLESNTGSPFAPLAQRMRPNDLDEFVGQKHLLGEGKLLRHLARSGERASIIFWGPPGSGKTSLCRILANRMGGRVETISAVLSGVKELRKIVEGAESNRDVPTLLFVDEIHRWNKAQQDALLPYVENGLLTLLGSTTENPSFEIIPPLLSRTRVLVLRPLETEEVIGILRAALADRQRGLGEAGIEADEEALVFLAEFSSGDARVALNQLELAVGVLSSMSERPRRLNLELLKEISQKRIPSYDKDGEAHYDLISAFIKSMRGSDPDAAVYWLARMLEAGEDPRFLARRMVILASEDVGNADPRALQVAVAAFQAFEFVGLPEGYLPLAHAAIYLAAAPKSNAVYTAYKDAEKEVKTKGSLPVPFHLRNAPTELMKKMGYAKGYQYDHDYENAYSGQVHLPAQLAGKVFYQPRSRGYEKKLGEWLAWLKRAHKARDPQ from the coding sequence ATGAGAACCGAAAAATCGCCCGACAGCAGGGATTTTCAGAATTTGGAATCGAATACCGGCTCCCCATTTGCTCCTTTAGCTCAGCGAATGAGACCGAACGATCTGGATGAATTCGTGGGGCAAAAGCATCTTCTCGGAGAGGGGAAACTCTTGCGTCACCTGGCCCGGAGCGGGGAACGGGCTTCCATTATTTTCTGGGGACCGCCCGGTTCCGGTAAGACCTCGCTCTGCAGGATTCTGGCGAACCGAATGGGGGGGCGTGTCGAGACCATTTCCGCGGTTCTGTCGGGTGTGAAGGAGCTTAGAAAAATCGTCGAAGGCGCCGAGTCGAATCGTGACGTGCCTACGCTCTTGTTTGTGGATGAGATCCACCGCTGGAACAAAGCGCAGCAAGACGCCTTGTTGCCTTATGTCGAAAACGGGCTCCTTACGCTGCTTGGATCTACAACCGAGAATCCATCGTTCGAGATCATTCCGCCGTTGCTGTCCCGCACCCGGGTCCTGGTGCTTCGCCCCTTGGAAACCGAGGAAGTGATCGGGATTCTTCGCGCCGCTCTTGCGGACAGGCAACGGGGGCTGGGGGAGGCCGGCATCGAGGCGGACGAAGAGGCCCTTGTGTTCCTGGCGGAATTCAGCTCCGGGGACGCCCGGGTTGCGCTGAATCAGCTCGAGTTGGCGGTGGGAGTGCTGTCATCCATGTCCGAAAGGCCGCGTCGGTTAAACCTGGAGCTCTTGAAAGAGATCTCTCAAAAGAGGATCCCGAGTTATGATAAAGACGGCGAAGCACACTACGATTTAATATCAGCCTTCATCAAGAGCATGAGAGGAAGTGATCCCGACGCGGCGGTCTACTGGCTGGCCCGCATGCTGGAGGCGGGGGAGGATCCGCGCTTCTTGGCCAGGCGGATGGTCATTCTGGCCTCGGAAGACGTAGGAAACGCGGATCCGAGGGCGCTGCAGGTAGCTGTTGCCGCCTTTCAGGCTTTCGAGTTCGTTGGATTGCCGGAGGGTTACCTGCCCCTGGCTCATGCGGCGATCTATCTGGCTGCCGCTCCAAAAAGCAACGCAGTGTACACGGCCTACAAGGACGCGGAAAAAGAAGTAAAAACGAAGGGGTCCCTTCCGGTTCCGTTTCACTTGAGAAACGCGCCGACTGAGTTGATGAAAAAAATGGGCTACGCCAAAGGATACCAATACGACCACGATTATGAGAACGCGTATTCGGGTCAGGTCCATCTTCCGGCGCAGCTTGCCGGCAAAGTGTTCTATCAGCCTCGGAGCAGAGGCTACGAGAAAAAGCTGGGCGAGTGGCTGGCATGGCTCAAGAGAGCCCATAAGGCAAGGGATCCACAATAG
- a CDS encoding MBL fold metallo-hydrolase, producing MIHKKPGPITDQLFFLGDDHIAMYLIKGQKYLIIGGGMSFSVPLVERQLDEFGIDRKRIYGLLILHSHFDHCTAVPYFQRAYPHLEIMGSAETKRIFGIPKAAELMSGFEERARTMRGMGPSFKGIDLSFSPPKLTRVVGEGDQLDLGNGVVVRILEIPGHSKCCLGAYVPELKTLFPSDGAPIPVLEKDEMCIMANDDLPAYIESMERMSALEVEICAFEHGGVVSGEEARSHIQRGLDAARSLREQLRERLGKGESAEDLAREIMQRYTTGDHFDFIPDNVFLSVTKHMVSSAA from the coding sequence ATGATTCACAAGAAGCCGGGCCCCATCACGGATCAGTTGTTTTTTCTGGGCGACGATCATATTGCCATGTACCTGATCAAAGGCCAGAAATACCTGATTATCGGCGGGGGCATGTCCTTTTCGGTCCCCCTGGTGGAACGCCAGCTGGATGAATTCGGCATCGACCGGAAGCGTATATACGGCCTGTTGATTCTTCATTCCCATTTCGATCACTGCACGGCCGTCCCTTATTTTCAGAGGGCGTATCCCCACCTCGAGATTATGGGCTCCGCTGAAACCAAGCGCATTTTCGGTATACCTAAAGCCGCCGAACTGATGTCCGGTTTCGAGGAAAGGGCGAGAACGATGCGGGGTATGGGACCGTCCTTTAAGGGCATAGACCTCTCGTTTTCTCCGCCGAAGCTGACGCGGGTGGTGGGCGAAGGCGATCAATTGGATCTTGGGAATGGCGTGGTCGTGCGGATCCTCGAGATCCCCGGACACAGCAAGTGCTGTCTGGGCGCTTACGTGCCTGAACTCAAGACTCTCTTTCCGTCTGATGGCGCGCCTATTCCGGTACTCGAAAAAGATGAAATGTGTATCATGGCCAACGACGATTTGCCTGCATATATTGAATCCATGGAGAGAATGAGCGCGCTGGAAGTGGAAATCTGCGCCTTCGAGCACGGCGGAGTTGTGAGCGGTGAGGAGGCCCGGTCCCACATTCAACGAGGCTTGGACGCGGCCCGATCCCTACGCGAGCAGCTCCGGGAACGGCTCGGAAAAGGCGAATCCGCGGAGGATCTGGCCCGCGAAATCATGCAACGATATACTACCGGAGACCATTTCGATTTCATTCCGGACAACGTGTTTCTCAGTGTAACCAAGCACATGGTGTCCAGTGCGGCCTGA
- a CDS encoding acyl-CoA dehydrogenase family protein yields MDFSLSMEQEILRKSVRDFALNVIKPVAQELDREEAFSYNTMRAMGELGLFGMFVSEAYGGQEVDYTSYIIAVEEIARVDGSHAATVAAANSLGIGPLYYYGSEEQKRTYLPKLCTGEALWGFGLTEPNAGSDAGNTQTSAVLEGSEWVINGSKIFITNASTDITWGSTVLCRTGKREDGKKELSCIVVENGTPGFLARPMHGKMMWRSSNTSELYFDDCRVPEENLLGPRGEGFHQMLGTLDRGRLSIGAMGLGGAQGAYDLAMKYARERVQFGQPIGKFQVNSFKLADMATMIETARLILYKACWLCESGRNFSKESAMAKLYCSEVMRDCVNHAVQLHGGYGLMQEYDVERFYRDQKLLEIGEGTSEVQRLVIARLIGAL; encoded by the coding sequence ATGGACTTCTCGCTCTCCATGGAACAGGAAATACTGCGCAAATCCGTTCGGGACTTCGCCCTTAACGTCATCAAGCCTGTGGCGCAGGAATTGGACCGAGAGGAAGCGTTTTCATATAATACCATGCGGGCCATGGGAGAACTGGGCCTGTTCGGCATGTTCGTGTCCGAAGCGTACGGCGGTCAGGAGGTGGATTATACCTCCTACATCATTGCCGTCGAAGAAATCGCTCGTGTGGACGGTTCCCATGCCGCCACCGTTGCAGCCGCCAACTCCCTGGGCATCGGCCCTCTTTACTATTACGGCAGCGAAGAGCAGAAAAGAACTTATTTACCCAAGCTCTGCACCGGGGAAGCCTTGTGGGGATTCGGACTCACGGAACCCAACGCCGGTTCGGATGCAGGCAACACCCAGACCTCGGCCGTCCTGGAGGGATCCGAATGGGTGATAAACGGCAGTAAGATCTTCATCACCAATGCCTCAACGGACATTACATGGGGCTCCACGGTGTTATGCAGGACCGGAAAACGGGAGGACGGAAAAAAGGAACTCAGCTGCATCGTCGTGGAAAACGGTACTCCCGGATTTCTGGCCAGACCCATGCACGGAAAAATGATGTGGCGGTCATCCAACACCAGCGAACTCTATTTTGACGACTGCCGCGTGCCGGAGGAAAATCTGCTGGGGCCCCGGGGCGAAGGGTTTCATCAGATGTTAGGCACTTTGGACAGGGGCCGGCTCAGCATCGGAGCCATGGGATTGGGCGGGGCCCAGGGAGCATACGATCTCGCCATGAAATACGCCCGCGAGCGGGTACAGTTTGGACAGCCAATCGGCAAGTTTCAGGTGAATTCATTCAAACTGGCCGACATGGCAACGATGATCGAAACCGCCCGCCTCATTCTGTACAAGGCTTGCTGGCTTTGCGAGTCGGGCCGGAATTTCAGCAAGGAATCCGCCATGGCCAAGCTGTATTGCTCGGAAGTTATGCGGGACTGTGTAAACCACGCCGTGCAGTTGCACGGCGGCTACGGTCTCATGCAGGAATATGATGTCGAGCGGTTCTACCGGGACCAAAAGCTCCTCGAGATCGGAGAAGGCACATCCGAGGTCCAGCGCCTGGTCATCGCCAGGCTGATAGGCGCTCTGTAA
- a CDS encoding NTPase → MNRGNVLVTGPPGIGKSTVIEKLLQRLGLPATGFFTREIREQGRRVGFSILTCDGRAGVLAHVNIKSAHRVGRYGINLEALDRLAVPSMVPQTSKQVVVIDEIGKMECFSKLFREAVVRALDAENRVIGSISMKGESFIQNVKARPDVLLVKVSEENRDSLVPYLLEALS, encoded by the coding sequence ATGAACAGGGGAAACGTTCTCGTCACCGGGCCGCCGGGAATCGGTAAATCCACGGTTATCGAGAAGTTGCTTCAGCGGCTGGGACTGCCCGCAACCGGCTTTTTCACACGTGAGATCCGGGAACAGGGGAGACGAGTAGGGTTTTCCATCCTCACGTGCGATGGCAGGGCGGGCGTACTGGCTCATGTCAACATAAAAAGCGCGCATCGCGTGGGCCGGTATGGGATCAATTTGGAGGCCCTGGATCGATTGGCCGTTCCCTCCATGGTTCCGCAAACGTCGAAACAGGTTGTTGTGATCGATGAGATCGGGAAAATGGAATGTTTCTCGAAGCTGTTTCGCGAAGCGGTCGTTCGAGCCCTCGATGCGGAGAATCGGGTGATCGGTTCCATTTCGATGAAAGGGGAATCCTTTATTCAGAACGTCAAGGCCCGGCCTGATGTACTGCTGGTGAAGGTGTCGGAGGAGAATCGGGATTCTCTGGTGCCATACCTGCTGGAAGCGCTGTCATAA
- a CDS encoding two-component sensor histidine kinase, whose protein sequence is MHTTQHNELELQGKALKPFRLVKYFSVASFVVILVATILLSFFFFQRDKSMLLKRNEEFAVLLAENLNHQVFQKFVMPTALVYGKMSLRDPKQYNLLDKVVRGTTYGFNVERVVIYSHDDLMVYSTEYTIDQMLEKSRQEGPFGLSIKPDEHYLSALRGRASSLLETTGSIASLLVRGDRGDGVRLLSTYAPFRVDLTLETKSEKVIGVLKITQDITVGYLSILKNQTLTIAIFIVVMTFLFVSLLLIVHRAQRIIHRRAEEKKRLEEQLNHAERLAGLGQMVAGVSHEIRNPLGIIRSTGEMLAQRMEKYEPGNRLSQVIVEESTRLDRIVTEFLDFARPQVPNPVPYDLRQLILRNLEVLEPESNRFQIEIQTSLQADLEPIHIDPNLMYRGLLNVFNNAIQSMPDGGKMRVSLSNGMHAGVPVQTVQVEDTGDGVPAETLKHIFQPFFTTREKGTGLGLSIVKNIVEGHGGWIDVESPVTSDLNPSRDRGTRFTIILPMRRESIYQ, encoded by the coding sequence ATGCATACGACACAACATAATGAGCTGGAACTTCAAGGAAAAGCGCTGAAGCCCTTTCGTTTGGTCAAGTATTTCTCGGTGGCCAGTTTCGTGGTGATCCTTGTGGCTACAATCCTATTGTCCTTCTTCTTCTTCCAGAGGGACAAGAGCATGCTGCTCAAACGGAACGAGGAGTTCGCCGTGCTGCTGGCCGAGAATTTGAACCATCAGGTGTTTCAGAAATTCGTAATGCCCACGGCATTGGTCTATGGAAAAATGTCGTTAAGGGATCCCAAGCAGTATAATTTGTTGGATAAAGTGGTTCGCGGCACCACATACGGTTTCAACGTCGAACGTGTCGTTATTTATAGTCACGATGACTTGATGGTCTACTCGACCGAGTACACCATCGACCAGATGCTCGAAAAAAGCCGGCAGGAGGGACCGTTCGGGCTTTCCATCAAGCCTGACGAACACTATCTGAGCGCACTCAGGGGCAGAGCGTCTTCTTTGCTCGAGACAACAGGTTCTATCGCGAGCCTGCTGGTGCGCGGCGATCGAGGTGACGGCGTCAGACTTTTGAGTACTTATGCTCCCTTTCGAGTGGATCTGACGCTGGAAACCAAATCGGAGAAAGTCATCGGCGTTTTGAAGATCACTCAGGACATTACCGTCGGTTATCTGTCCATATTGAAAAACCAGACGTTGACCATCGCCATTTTTATAGTGGTAATGACGTTTCTGTTTGTCAGCCTTCTGCTGATCGTCCACAGGGCGCAGCGGATCATCCATCGACGCGCTGAAGAGAAGAAACGGCTCGAAGAACAGCTCAATCATGCCGAACGTCTTGCCGGCCTGGGCCAGATGGTGGCGGGCGTAAGCCATGAAATCCGTAATCCGTTGGGAATCATTCGAAGTACGGGAGAAATGCTGGCGCAGAGAATGGAAAAGTACGAGCCGGGTAACCGGCTTTCCCAGGTGATTGTCGAAGAATCGACGCGCCTGGACCGGATTGTAACGGAATTTCTGGATTTTGCCAGGCCACAGGTACCGAATCCGGTACCGTACGATCTTCGTCAGTTGATCCTCAGAAACCTCGAAGTCTTGGAGCCCGAGTCGAACCGGTTTCAGATAGAGATACAGACCTCTCTGCAAGCCGACCTGGAGCCCATACACATCGATCCTAATCTGATGTACCGGGGACTCCTGAATGTATTCAACAACGCCATCCAGTCCATGCCGGACGGTGGAAAGATGCGCGTTTCTCTGTCCAATGGCATGCATGCCGGCGTTCCCGTTCAAACGGTGCAGGTGGAGGACACGGGAGACGGCGTACCGGCCGAAACCCTCAAACATATTTTCCAGCCTTTTTTCACTACTCGGGAAAAGGGTACCGGACTGGGGCTTTCCATCGTGAAGAATATTGTAGAGGGGCATGGAGGCTGGATTGACGTAGAGAGCCCGGTGACAAGCGACTTGAACCCTTCACGAGACAGGGGCACACGGTTTACGATCATCCTGCCCATGCGCCGGGAAAGCATCTACCAATAA
- a CDS encoding sigma-54-dependent Fis family transcriptional regulator produces the protein METILIVDDEKNYLVVLETLLSEEGYEVLTAESVVDAMRKWRDSDLDLIVTDMKMPKVSGIELLEMVKKQDTDLPVIMMTAYGTVEKAVEAMKKGAFDYVTKPFQNQELKLTVRKALEMHRLLKQNRLLNKELSERYQFDNIVGKSKAMLKVYELVQKVANTKATVLISGESGTGKELIARSIHFNSDRKGMPFISVNCSALTDTLLESELFGHEKGSFTGAVSMRKGRFELADTGTLFLDEVGDMSSNLQVKLLRVLQEREFERVGGNRTISVDTRIIAATNKDLWSEVQEGNFREDLYFRLNVVHINVPPLRERADDISLLVSYFLKKYSEENGRGPMELSQEAWRILLSHKWPGNVRELENAIERAVILCNEKQIRKDDLPEELLVVKQSEFDVDRCVPIGKKLPDALAEIEEKMLRRALKQSENVQTRAAELLGIEKNLLRYKMKKYNIVL, from the coding sequence ATGGAAACCATACTGATCGTCGACGACGAAAAGAACTATCTCGTCGTGCTCGAGACGCTGTTGAGCGAGGAAGGATATGAGGTACTGACCGCCGAAAGCGTGGTTGATGCCATGAGGAAATGGCGCGACAGCGATTTGGATCTGATCGTTACCGATATGAAGATGCCTAAAGTCAGTGGGATAGAACTGCTCGAAATGGTGAAGAAGCAGGATACGGACCTTCCCGTAATCATGATGACCGCCTACGGTACGGTGGAAAAAGCCGTGGAAGCCATGAAGAAAGGAGCATTCGACTACGTCACCAAACCATTCCAGAATCAGGAGCTGAAACTCACTGTCCGGAAAGCCCTGGAAATGCACCGCCTGCTCAAACAAAATCGCTTGCTGAACAAGGAACTCAGCGAGCGATACCAGTTCGATAACATTGTGGGCAAGTCCAAAGCCATGTTGAAAGTGTACGAACTGGTACAGAAGGTGGCGAATACAAAGGCTACGGTGCTCATCAGCGGTGAAAGCGGCACCGGGAAGGAACTCATCGCAAGGTCCATCCATTTCAATAGCGACCGAAAGGGAATGCCCTTCATTTCCGTAAACTGTTCGGCGCTAACGGATACCCTGCTGGAAAGCGAGCTGTTCGGACACGAAAAAGGTTCTTTTACGGGCGCCGTATCCATGCGAAAGGGGCGTTTCGAATTGGCGGACACGGGAACGCTCTTCCTGGATGAGGTTGGCGACATGTCGTCCAATCTTCAGGTCAAGCTCCTGCGCGTGCTTCAGGAGAGGGAGTTTGAGCGCGTGGGTGGAAACCGGACCATCTCTGTCGATACACGGATCATCGCGGCCACAAACAAAGATCTATGGTCGGAAGTACAGGAGGGGAATTTTCGGGAGGACCTTTATTTCAGGCTGAATGTAGTGCATATCAACGTTCCTCCCTTACGCGAACGGGCGGACGATATTTCGTTGTTGGTTTCGTATTTCCTCAAGAAATACTCGGAGGAAAACGGCAGGGGACCTATGGAATTGAGCCAGGAAGCCTGGCGCATCCTATTGAGTCACAAATGGCCCGGCAACGTGCGGGAACTCGAGAACGCCATTGAAAGAGCCGTGATACTGTGTAATGAGAAGCAAATTAGGAAAGACGACCTGCCGGAGGAACTCCTGGTCGTGAAACAGTCGGAATTCGACGTCGACCGGTGCGTTCCCATCGGTAAGAAACTTCCGGACGCGCTGGCTGAAATCGAGGAGAAAATGCTCAGGCGCGCTTTGAAGCAGAGCGAGAACGTTCAAACACGAGCTGCGGAACTGTTGGGCATCGAAAAGAATCTTCTTCGCTACAAGATGAAAAAATATAATATCGTACTTTGA